The sequence GGCTTCTTGAATCAAAACCATTAGGTACAGATGTCAGGAATTTTCCATTATTTTCAAATTCTAAAGGCTGATACATCAGTTCTGTTCCTACCATTGGATAAGTAGGAGGAACAAAAGAAACATCTACGGTACCATCATTATTATATCTGGAAATTTTATGGACAGATGAATTTCTTTCCAATGCTAAAATCTTACCATCAGAAGTTGGGAAAAAGTCACGATTGTTATTAAATGAAGGAGCCATAACGAAAGTAGGATCTATCTGCCCATTTGGCAAAAGTCTTCCCAATCCTCTTTGAATTGCACCTCCTGAATTATTTCCGGAAAGCAGAATTTTATTATCAGGTAAAAGTTTAAGCCATAATATTGATGAATAAGGTTTTTGGTAAACGATAGAATTATCTAAGTTACCATCAGTATCCAACGCTACAATTCCTTGATTCGGCAAAAGTATAGTATTATGCTTGTACATATTGGGTACAATAATTTTGCCATCGTCCTTCACAATAAATTGTCTAGCCTGGCCATCTAATCCTATATCATTTCCTACAAGACTAAAAAATGAGGTATCCAAAGAGCCATTCTGATTTAATCTGATCACTGCTCCACCAAATGCTCCAAAATAAGAAGTTTGTATAACATTTCCTGTTAACAATACTATTTTACCATCCGTTTGAAGGTGTATGTCAAAAGGATATATTCCTGATGACAGATATAAATACGCATCTGCACTAAAACTCTCATCAACAGACCCATCCGGATTTAAACGAATGATTTTATCTCGCGTAATTCCATTGTATGAGGAGAACTCTCCCGATACCAGCATTTTACCGTCAGGTTGTACTACTACTTTATTAGGTGCTCTATCAAAACCTTTACAAATATTACGGAAAGACATATTAACCTCTCCATCAGTAGCAGAAAACTTAACGATATTATTGGCTGAAATTTCATTGTATAGCTTAATTCTTCCACCCGCAATAATATCGCCATCATTATCAACCCTTAAATGCTGTATAACTTCTCCGGAACTTTCATACCGTATAGATGATATCCTTCCCAAAAATGAGGAATCCATATTTCCATCATTATTGAGTCTTATGATTCCTCCTACCCAATTATCTCCATATTTCCTGAAATTACCCGCAACAATAACTTTTCCACCCGTCTGAGGCAGTAACGCAAAAACTCCGTTATGATCGGCGTTTTCATAAGCCATCGTATAGAATCTTTTCGGTAAAAAGCTCCCATCCATTGTTCCATCTGCATTCAATCTGGTAATATATTGTCGGCTTTCTGAAAGCTTAAATTTTCCTCCTAAATATATTTTATCATCATCTGCCAGAGCAATGGTTTTAATATCTCCACTAAAAGTATTGTCATCATGAGTATAAAAAGAGGTATCATGGGATCCGTCACTATTATACCTCCAAACTCTGTTTTTATTGATGGCTACGATCTTACCATTCTGCTGAAGGCCAAAATCTATAACATCATTAGGAAATGTTGGCAGAAAGTTAAACGCCGTATCAAGAGATCCGTCACTATTCAGTTTTACTACATACTTTGTGCTAATACCATTGTATGATAAAAAATTACCGGAGACTAAAATCTTTCCTCCATTCAGAACCATTACTTTTCTTACAGACCTGTTTGTATCATACATTTCATATCCAAATCCGGTTCCTATATTAAATGTATTGTCTTTGGTGCCATCTCCATTAAGCCTGATCATATTTTTCTCTGTTACATTGTTGTATTTTGTAAAACTTCCTACAGCAACAA is a genomic window of Chryseobacterium nakagawai containing:
- a CDS encoding T9SS type A sorting domain-containing protein, with amino-acid sequence MRLLLIVFCNMIVANLYSQDKYIKDPNFNAAFQTNKHFIDGKEVITTLTQPDGKILVVYKNYEYTLNVGDITKIVRINPDFTLDTSYIGGNFDGTVNSISLQNDGKIVAVGSFTKYNNVTEKNMIRLNGDGTKDNTFNIGTGFGYEMYDTNRSVRKVMVLNGGKILVSGNFLSYNGISTKYVVKLNSDGSLDTAFNFLPTFPNDVIDFGLQQNGKIVAINKNRVWRYNSDGSHDTSFYTHDDNTFSGDIKTIALADDDKIYLGGKFKLSESRQYITRLNADGTMDGSFLPKRFYTMAYENADHNGVFALLPQTGGKVIVAGNFRKYGDNWVGGIIRLNNDGNMDSSFLGRISSIRYESSGEVIQHLRVDNDGDIIAGGRIKLYNEISANNIVKFSATDGEVNMSFRNICKGFDRAPNKVVVQPDGKMLVSGEFSSYNGITRDKIIRLNPDGSVDESFSADAYLYLSSGIYPFDIHLQTDGKIVLLTGNVIQTSYFGAFGGAVIRLNQNGSLDTSFFSLVGNDIGLDGQARQFIVKDDGKIIVPNMYKHNTILLPNQGIVALDTDGNLDNSIVYQKPYSSILWLKLLPDNKILLSGNNSGGAIQRGLGRLLPNGQIDPTFVMAPSFNNNRDFFPTSDGKILALERNSSVHKISRYNNDGTVDVSFVPPTYPMVGTELMYQPLEFENNGKFLTSVPNGFDSRSLVRHNANGTYDTTFDIGTGFTISHTKYYGEIVSEIKKHGNGFVVAGEFDYFDGQYTKGIARLIPQSLLGTKETKTAKKNLIYPNPTTGIINVRTEGFNQYQIMDSLGRVVINSKELTSTIDVSNLPKGVYYIHLNGSKEKSVEKFIKK